The Dyella sp. 2HG41-7 sequence AGGCGAGATAAAGCGTTGGATGCGGGTCCTGGCGTTCGGTCAGCCGTACCACCAGTTCGTTGACGTACAGGCCGGCCAGTCCGGCATCGCCCGTCAAGCGCAAGGGCAATGCCGTCGAATCGACACCACGCAATGTCGCCAGCTCGCCACGCATTTGCAGATTTACCGCCAGCGCCTGGAAAGGTTCCAATTGCGATCGCTGCGTGCGCCCGCGTTCACTGCGCACGCCGCGCGCAACGATCCCGAGACGCCCGTAATCGCGCGTCAGGCATTCGATCAACAGCGACGTTTCCCGATAGGGACGCGTGTGCAAGACATACGCAGGCTGTTGCTCGATGAGCATGTCGGTTGTCCGGCAACGCGCAACTAATCGGTGTAGCCGAATTGTTTGAGCAGTGCTTCGTCGTCAGCCCAGCCTTCGCGCACTTTCACCCAAAGCCGCAGGAATACCTTGCGATCGAACATGCGCTCCATATGACGACGCGCGGCGCTGCCGATGACTTTTAGCTGCGCGCCGCCCTGACCGATCACGATAGCCTTCTGTCCATCGCGTTCTACCCAGATTACCGCGTGAATTTCCGCGACACCGTCAGGACGGTCTTTGAACTGTTCGATCTCGACCGTGGTGGCGTAAGGAAGCTCTTGATCGAGCCGCAACATCAGCTGCTCACGCACCATTTCTGCAGCGAGAAAGCGTTCGCTGCGATCGGTGATTTCGTCTTCGCCGAAGATCGGGGCGCGCACTGGCAAGCGCTTAAGAATGTCTTGCGAAAGCGAATCCAGTCCCTTTCGCTTCAAGGCACTGACGTAATGCACGGCATCGAAGCTGTGTTTGTCGCAAAGGTCGGCCACAAAAGGTAATAACGTGGATTTGTCCTTGCTGAGGTCGACCTTGTTGATG is a genomic window containing:
- the era gene encoding GTPase Era; amino-acid sequence: MNDENDDIVENELPHPDYRCGFVALAGRPNVGKSTLLNALIGFRLSIVSPRPQTTRHRILGIASSEAGQILYVDTPGLHRGAKRAMNRSLNRAVRSVIGEVELAAQVIEAGRWTDEDEALYEALAEQNIPRLLVINKVDLSKDKSTLLPFVADLCDKHSFDAVHYVSALKRKGLDSLSQDILKRLPVRAPIFGEDEITDRSERFLAAEMVREQLMLRLDQELPYATTVEIEQFKDRPDGVAEIHAVIWVERDGQKAIVIGQGGAQLKVIGSAARRHMERMFDRKVFLRLWVKVREGWADDEALLKQFGYTD